A single genomic interval of Sphingopyxis sp. CCNWLW2 harbors:
- a CDS encoding DEAD/DEAH box helicase yields MPFENLSPVLSDALVARGYEALTPVQTQVTEDEAKGRDLLVSAQTGSGKTVAFGLAMADELIEDGRLPFATSPLALIVAPTRELALQVSRELGWLYAKAGARIATCVGGMDASKERRALGQGVQIVVGTPGRLRDHLERGALDLTALRVAVLDEADEMLDMGFRDDLEEILDGTPAARRTLLFSATLPKPIVQLAKRYQQDALRISTVGEDRGHGDIAYQAVTVAPADIEGAVVNLLRLHDAETAMLFCATRDNVRRLHASLVERGFAAVALSGEHSQNERNAALQALRDRRAKVCVATDVAARGIDLPTLSLVIHVEIPRDAEALQHRSGRTGRAGKKGTAVIIVPYPRRRRVDGMLRGARINAEWMDAPTAADVRKRDQERLMEKLLTPVEHEPEDLELAQRLMAERTPEDIAASLVQAHRALMPPPEDLLDNSPRGRDGAGRPERGERFERPERGGDHREGFEDSVWFRLNIGRHQNADPRWILPLLCRRGHVSKNEIGAIRIGPKETMFNIPRGIADRFAEAVVRSANADGEDDSGVSITPAPDGPTYPPRRDKGPRDNAPRSTLGRAPGGDRGFGDRSGPRGPRGPGGPGGNERYKPKPYGQRSPRRPSK; encoded by the coding sequence ATGCCTTTCGAGAATCTTTCCCCCGTCCTTTCGGACGCCCTTGTCGCGCGCGGCTATGAAGCGCTCACCCCCGTCCAGACGCAAGTCACCGAAGACGAAGCCAAGGGCCGCGACCTGCTCGTCTCCGCCCAGACCGGCTCGGGCAAGACCGTCGCCTTCGGCCTCGCGATGGCCGACGAGCTGATCGAGGACGGCCGCCTGCCCTTCGCAACCTCGCCGCTCGCGCTGATCGTCGCACCGACGCGCGAACTCGCGCTGCAGGTCAGCCGCGAACTCGGCTGGCTCTACGCCAAGGCCGGCGCGCGCATCGCGACCTGCGTCGGCGGCATGGACGCCAGCAAGGAACGCCGTGCGCTCGGTCAGGGCGTGCAGATCGTCGTCGGCACCCCGGGCCGCCTGCGCGATCACCTCGAACGCGGCGCGCTCGACCTCACCGCGCTCCGCGTCGCCGTCCTCGACGAAGCCGACGAAATGCTCGACATGGGCTTTCGCGACGACCTTGAGGAAATCCTCGACGGCACCCCCGCGGCGCGCCGCACGCTTTTGTTCTCGGCGACACTCCCCAAGCCGATCGTCCAGCTCGCCAAGCGTTACCAGCAGGATGCCTTGCGCATCTCGACCGTCGGCGAAGACCGCGGCCATGGCGACATCGCCTATCAGGCGGTAACCGTCGCCCCCGCCGACATCGAAGGCGCGGTCGTCAACCTGCTCCGCCTGCACGACGCCGAAACCGCAATGCTGTTCTGCGCGACGCGCGACAATGTGCGCCGCCTCCACGCCAGCCTCGTCGAGCGCGGTTTTGCCGCGGTCGCGCTGTCGGGCGAGCATAGCCAGAATGAGCGCAACGCCGCATTGCAGGCGCTGCGCGATCGCCGCGCCAAGGTTTGCGTCGCGACCGACGTCGCCGCGCGCGGCATCGACCTTCCGACGCTCAGCCTCGTCATCCACGTCGAAATCCCGCGCGACGCCGAAGCACTCCAGCACCGTTCGGGCCGCACCGGCCGCGCGGGCAAAAAGGGCACCGCGGTCATCATCGTCCCCTATCCGCGGCGCCGCCGCGTCGACGGCATGCTGCGCGGTGCGCGCATCAACGCCGAATGGATGGACGCCCCGACCGCCGCCGACGTGCGCAAGCGCGATCAGGAACGGTTGATGGAAAAATTGCTCACGCCCGTCGAACATGAGCCCGAAGATCTGGAACTCGCGCAGCGCCTGATGGCCGAGCGCACGCCCGAAGACATCGCTGCCTCGCTCGTCCAGGCGCACCGCGCGCTGATGCCGCCGCCCGAGGATCTGCTCGACAACAGCCCGCGCGGCCGCGACGGTGCCGGCCGCCCCGAGCGCGGCGAACGTTTCGAACGTCCGGAGCGTGGTGGCGACCACCGCGAGGGCTTCGAGGACAGCGTCTGGTTCCGCCTCAATATCGGCCGCCACCAGAATGCCGACCCGCGCTGGATCCTGCCTTTGCTCTGCCGCCGTGGCCATGTGAGCAAGAACGAGATCGGCGCGATCCGCATCGGTCCCAAGGAAACGATGTTCAACATCCCGCGTGGCATAGCCGATCGCTTCGCCGAAGCGGTGGTACGCAGCGCCAACGCCGATGGCGAGGACGACAGCGGCGTGTCGATCACGCCCGCGCCCGACGGCCCGACCTATCCGCCGCGCCGCGATAAGGGTCCGCGCGACAACGCGCCCCGCAGCACGCTCGGCCGTGCGCCCGGCGGCGATCGCGGTTTCGGCGATCGTTCGGGTCCGCGCGGCCCGCGTGGCCCCGGCGGTCCCGGCGGCAACGAACGCTACAAGCCCAAGCCCTACGGCCAGCGCAGCCCGCGCCGTCCGTCGAAGTAG
- a CDS encoding SDR family oxidoreductase codes for MARKAIFITGGGSGIGRAVARHFAGQGWFVGIADVNRAGIDETAALLPEGASSRHVMDVRDRDQWQAALDAFAAQSGGRLDVLFNNAGIGTGGQFADMPPAEADRLISINFGGVVNGIYMALPLLRATPGSTILNTGSASGFYGVAGLAIYSATKFAVRGLTEALEIEFAKHGIKVRSLMPGFIDTPLLDQVSADSNEPARTRLSASGFEIVPVERVAEAAWEAVHGTSVHTTVGKMAKRLSRLARWFPGLIVRQSKKIDGLGAAGH; via the coding sequence ATGGCACGAAAGGCGATTTTCATCACCGGCGGCGGATCGGGGATCGGCCGTGCGGTCGCGCGCCATTTCGCCGGACAGGGCTGGTTCGTCGGCATCGCCGACGTCAACCGCGCCGGGATCGATGAAACCGCCGCGCTGCTTCCCGAAGGCGCGTCGTCGCGCCATGTGATGGACGTCCGCGATCGCGACCAGTGGCAGGCCGCGCTCGACGCTTTCGCCGCGCAGAGCGGCGGCCGCCTCGACGTCCTCTTCAACAACGCCGGCATCGGCACGGGCGGGCAGTTCGCCGATATGCCGCCGGCCGAGGCCGACCGATTGATCTCGATCAATTTCGGCGGCGTCGTCAACGGCATCTATATGGCGCTGCCGCTGCTCCGCGCGACCCCGGGATCGACGATCCTCAACACCGGGTCGGCGTCGGGATTCTATGGCGTCGCGGGCCTCGCGATCTATTCGGCGACCAAGTTCGCGGTGCGCGGCCTCACCGAAGCGCTCGAAATCGAATTCGCCAAACATGGCATCAAGGTGCGGTCGCTGATGCCGGGCTTCATCGACACCCCCCTGCTCGACCAGGTCAGCGCCGACAGCAACGAACCCGCGCGCACCCGCCTGTCCGCCAGCGGCTTCGAAATCGTCCCCGTCGAACGCGTCGCCGAGGCGGCGTGGGAAGCGGTGCATGGAACGAGCGTCCACACGACGGTCGGCAAGATGGCGAAGCGCCTGTCACGCCTCGCGCGCTGGTTCCCCGGGCTGATCGTCCGCCAGTCGAAAAAGATCGACGGGCTGGGCGCGGCGGGGCATTGA
- a CDS encoding head GIN domain-containing protein, translated as MTLASRCAAIAAAALLAAGPAWAAEKRYGLTSFEMIDVSADVTVEVVTRAPVSAVATGPQDALDRLSVEARDGKLVISERQFAGDEKRRAPRGPVTVRVNAANLRAATLSGAGSLQIDRLKGQRAMVALRGPGRLVVGQISADRLQVAMIGNGTMTLGGATKNAQMTLSGAGAVDAGALSVDELISDSEGAGDHILRAVKSAAITARGIGKTVVLGKPVCTVRNIGSGSVTCGSGK; from the coding sequence ATGACGCTTGCCTCAAGATGCGCCGCGATCGCGGCCGCCGCCCTGCTTGCCGCCGGCCCTGCATGGGCCGCCGAAAAGCGTTATGGCCTCACCAGTTTCGAGATGATCGACGTCAGCGCCGATGTGACGGTCGAGGTGGTGACGCGGGCACCGGTGAGCGCTGTGGCGACCGGGCCGCAGGACGCGCTCGACCGCCTGAGCGTCGAAGCGCGCGACGGCAAGCTGGTGATCAGCGAACGCCAGTTCGCGGGCGACGAAAAGCGCCGCGCGCCGCGCGGGCCGGTGACGGTTCGCGTTAACGCCGCGAACTTGCGCGCGGCGACGCTTTCGGGTGCGGGATCGCTCCAGATCGACAGGCTTAAAGGGCAGCGCGCGATGGTCGCACTGCGCGGGCCCGGACGACTGGTGGTCGGCCAGATCAGTGCCGACCGGTTGCAGGTCGCGATGATCGGAAACGGCACGATGACCCTTGGCGGCGCGACAAAGAATGCGCAGATGACGCTGTCGGGAGCGGGCGCGGTCGATGCGGGGGCGCTGTCGGTCGACGAACTGATCAGCGACAGCGAGGGCGCCGGCGATCACATCCTGCGCGCGGTCAAGAGCGCCGCGATCACCGCGCGCGGGATCGGCAAGACCGTCGTACTCGGCAAGCCGGTCTGTACGGTGCGCAATATCGGCAGCGGCTCGGTGACGTGCGGGTCGGGGAAGTAA
- the fghA gene encoding S-formylglutathione hydrolase, which translates to MTLETLSTVRSHGGTQGVYRHASTTTGTDMTFAVFVPDHAPGAKLPVLWYLSGLTCTHANVMEKGEYRAACAEHGVIFIAPDTSPRGDGVPDDPDAAWDFGLGAGFYVDATEEPWAKNYRMRSYIEDELPSFVLRNFASADLTRQAITGHSMGGHGALTIGLRNQDRFRSVSAFSPIVAPLQCPWGEKALGNYLGNNREEWHAYDACALLDQGLRVPDLLVDQGDADNFLAEQLKTELLVAACERAGQKAEIRMQPGYDHSYYFISTFLAEHVAWHAERLKS; encoded by the coding sequence ATGACCCTCGAAACCCTCTCCACCGTTCGCAGCCATGGCGGCACGCAGGGCGTGTACAGGCATGCGAGCACGACCACCGGCACCGACATGACCTTTGCGGTGTTCGTTCCCGACCATGCGCCGGGGGCCAAGCTTCCGGTGCTCTGGTATTTGTCGGGGCTGACCTGCACCCACGCCAATGTGATGGAGAAGGGCGAATATCGCGCGGCGTGCGCCGAGCATGGCGTGATCTTCATCGCCCCCGACACGAGCCCGCGCGGCGATGGCGTTCCCGACGATCCCGATGCGGCGTGGGATTTCGGGCTGGGCGCGGGTTTCTATGTCGATGCGACCGAGGAGCCGTGGGCGAAGAATTATCGGATGCGCTCGTACATCGAGGATGAGCTGCCTTCGTTCGTCCTGCGCAATTTTGCGAGCGCCGACCTGACGCGGCAGGCGATCACCGGCCATTCGATGGGCGGGCATGGTGCGCTGACCATCGGGCTACGCAATCAGGACCGCTTTCGTTCGGTGTCGGCCTTTTCGCCGATCGTCGCGCCATTGCAATGTCCGTGGGGCGAGAAGGCGCTCGGCAACTATCTCGGGAACAACCGCGAGGAGTGGCACGCCTATGACGCGTGCGCGCTGCTCGATCAGGGGCTGCGCGTGCCCGACCTGCTCGTCGATCAGGGTGACGCCGATAATTTCCTCGCGGAGCAGCTCAAGACCGAGTTGCTGGTCGCGGCGTGCGAGCGCGCGGGGCAGAAGGCCGAAATCCGGATGCAGCCGGGGTATGACCATAGCTATTATTTCATCTCGACCTTTCTGGCCGAGCATGTCGCGTGGCATGCGGAGCGGTTGAAGAGTTAA
- a CDS encoding NAD(P)/FAD-dependent oxidoreductase produces the protein MSATEFDAIVLGAGAAGLMCAAVAGARGRRVLLLDHADAVGKKILISGGGRCNFTNVNSAPDRFLSANPHFAKSALARYTPADFIALVERHGIAYHEKTLGQLFCDGSAKQIVAMLLEEAAKVGVDVRTGQPVSDVTHADGKFAVRFGDQTFTAPALVIATGGPSIPKMGATGFAYDLARQFGLKVVEPRPALVPLTLGGDDVLFRELSGIAAPVEARAGKAAFREAALFTHRGLSGPAILQVSSYWRHGEPVTIDLLPEAPQGWLLEAKRTRPRTTMRAALGAMLPDRLAETLAERLALPGELGAQTDRKLADAGARLAGWIFRPNGTEGFAKAEVTVGGISTANLSSQTMMAKTVPNLYAVGEAVDVTGWLGGYNFQWAWASGHAAGQVI, from the coding sequence ATGTCCGCAACCGAATTTGACGCCATCGTGCTGGGTGCCGGCGCGGCCGGGCTGATGTGCGCCGCGGTCGCGGGCGCACGCGGCCGCCGCGTGCTGCTGCTCGACCATGCCGACGCGGTGGGCAAGAAGATCCTGATCTCGGGCGGCGGACGCTGCAACTTCACCAATGTGAATAGCGCGCCCGACCGCTTCCTCTCGGCGAACCCGCATTTCGCCAAATCGGCGCTCGCGCGCTACACCCCCGCCGATTTCATCGCGCTCGTCGAGCGCCACGGCATCGCCTATCACGAGAAAACGCTCGGCCAGCTCTTCTGCGACGGGTCGGCGAAACAGATCGTCGCTATGCTGCTCGAAGAAGCGGCGAAAGTCGGTGTCGATGTCCGCACCGGCCAGCCGGTGAGCGACGTGACGCACGCAGACGGCAAGTTCGCCGTCCGCTTCGGCGACCAGACCTTCACCGCCCCGGCACTCGTCATCGCGACCGGTGGCCCGTCGATCCCCAAGATGGGCGCGACGGGCTTCGCCTATGATCTCGCGCGCCAGTTCGGATTGAAGGTGGTCGAACCGCGCCCCGCACTCGTCCCGCTGACACTAGGCGGCGACGATGTCCTGTTCCGCGAGCTGTCGGGAATCGCCGCCCCGGTCGAAGCGCGCGCGGGCAAGGCTGCGTTCCGCGAAGCAGCTCTCTTCACCCACCGCGGCCTGTCGGGGCCCGCGATTCTTCAGGTCAGCAGCTATTGGCGCCACGGCGAACCCGTGACGATCGACCTCCTGCCCGAAGCGCCGCAAGGCTGGCTGCTCGAAGCCAAACGCACCCGCCCCCGCACCACCATGCGCGCCGCCTTGGGCGCCATGCTTCCCGACCGACTCGCTGAAACCCTCGCCGAACGCCTCGCGCTTCCCGGCGAACTCGGCGCCCAGACCGACCGCAAGCTCGCCGATGCAGGGGCGCGGCTCGCGGGCTGGATTTTCCGTCCCAACGGCACCGAAGGCTTCGCCAAAGCCGAGGTCACCGTCGGCGGAATCTCGACTGCAAACCTATCCTCGCAAACAATGATGGCCAAAACCGTCCCGAACCTCTATGCGGTCGGCGAAGCCGTAGATGTCACAGGGTGGTTAGGCGGCTATAATTTTCAATGGGCCTGGGCTAGCGGACACGCTGCCGGACAGGTGATTTAA
- a CDS encoding quinone oxidoreductase family protein has protein sequence MQAIEAFIESQGGPEVIDWREVTLGDPGPGQVLLRQTAVGLNYLDTYHRDGTYPVPLPSGLGVESAGEVIAVGADVHGLQPGDRVATFGPERTAYASARIVGAASLFKLPADIDDETAAAALLKACTVEMLVERCAKVQAGSPVLVHAAAGGVGLILVQWLKAIGATVIGTVSTEAKAHTAREAGADHVLMYKSDDVAAHVREITDGQGVPVTFDGIGMATWEVSLKATARRGLIVSYGNAGGPVTGVNLGVLAQHGSQFVTRPTLFDYYHLPGERAAGAARVFEMIASGAVQITVGQRYGLQDAARAHADLQAGRTMGSTLLIPEHN, from the coding sequence ATGCAAGCGATCGAAGCCTTTATCGAAAGCCAGGGCGGACCCGAGGTCATCGACTGGCGCGAGGTAACGCTCGGCGACCCCGGCCCCGGCCAGGTGCTGCTCCGCCAGACCGCGGTCGGACTCAACTATCTCGACACCTATCACCGCGACGGCACCTACCCCGTGCCGCTGCCGAGCGGGCTCGGCGTCGAATCCGCCGGTGAAGTCATCGCCGTCGGCGCCGACGTCCACGGCCTCCAGCCCGGCGACCGCGTTGCCACCTTCGGCCCCGAGCGCACCGCCTATGCCAGCGCGCGGATTGTCGGCGCGGCGTCGCTGTTCAAGCTTCCCGCCGACATCGACGACGAAACCGCCGCCGCCGCGCTGCTGAAAGCCTGCACGGTGGAGATGCTCGTCGAACGCTGCGCGAAGGTTCAAGCGGGTTCGCCCGTGCTCGTCCACGCCGCCGCGGGCGGCGTCGGGCTGATCCTCGTCCAGTGGCTGAAGGCGATCGGCGCGACCGTCATCGGCACCGTCAGCACCGAAGCCAAGGCGCACACTGCGCGCGAAGCCGGCGCCGACCATGTGCTGATGTACAAGAGCGACGACGTCGCCGCGCATGTCCGCGAAATCACCGACGGCCAAGGCGTCCCCGTCACCTTCGACGGCATCGGCATGGCAACTTGGGAGGTCTCGCTGAAGGCCACCGCACGGCGCGGGCTGATCGTCAGCTATGGCAACGCCGGCGGCCCGGTGACCGGGGTCAATCTCGGCGTGCTGGCGCAGCACGGATCGCAGTTCGTCACCCGCCCGACGCTGTTCGACTATTACCACCTTCCCGGCGAACGCGCCGCGGGCGCCGCGCGCGTGTTCGAGATGATCGCCTCGGGTGCCGTGCAGATCACCGTCGGGCAGCGCTACGGATTGCAGGATGCTGCGCGCGCGCACGCCGATTTGCAGGCGGGGCGTACGATGGGGTCGACCTTGCTGATCCCGGAGCACAACTAA
- a CDS encoding GreA/GreB family elongation factor: MSVAFRRESDDEHKEPEYELPIAVGPNLVTPRGLRLLGEEVARLEGEIADTADEDARKKLQRRLRYFHTRQSTAEVQAPPADGSVGIGSRVTYRLNKAEKTITIVGGDEADPARGHIAFSAPLARALMGAEAGESVEYQDREDAIAILAVEADPETQA, from the coding sequence ATGAGCGTAGCCTTTCGCCGCGAGAGCGACGACGAGCATAAGGAACCCGAATATGAGCTGCCCATCGCGGTCGGCCCGAACCTGGTGACTCCGCGCGGGCTGCGCCTGCTCGGCGAGGAGGTCGCGCGGCTTGAGGGCGAGATCGCGGACACCGCCGACGAGGACGCGCGCAAGAAATTGCAGCGCCGCCTGCGCTATTTCCACACGCGGCAATCGACTGCCGAGGTGCAGGCACCGCCCGCGGACGGCAGTGTCGGCATCGGCAGCCGCGTGACGTACCGGCTGAACAAGGCCGAAAAGACGATCACGATCGTCGGCGGCGACGAAGCCGACCCGGCGCGGGGCCACATCGCCTTTTCCGCCCCGCTCGCTCGCGCGCTGATGGGCGCCGAGGCTGGCGAAAGCGTCGAATATCAGGACCGCGAGGATGCGATCGCGATCCTCGCCGTCGAAGCCGACCCGGAGACGCAGGCATGA
- a CDS encoding head GIN domain-containing protein, which yields MRNWMMAILPLALVTGCNASAPSDEKQAERSGPPASAGPITTQSYALTGFSRVEVAGPDDVTIREGDAFSIIARGRKEALDRLEIKLDGPDLKIGRKREGFSFSSRDEDDVDIAITMPRLTAARVTGSGSIDADNVDGDAVEAVVTGSGDLKVAKLTGKRADITVSGSGDIEIGGGTIGSGELSVTGSGDIDADGLVATTLEVSVTGSGNVDAQATGTADIRILGSGDVTLAGGATCSTRQMGSGTATCE from the coding sequence ATGCGGAACTGGATGATGGCGATTTTGCCGCTGGCGCTCGTCACGGGCTGCAACGCCTCGGCGCCCAGCGACGAGAAGCAGGCCGAGCGTAGCGGGCCGCCGGCCAGCGCCGGGCCGATCACGACGCAGAGCTATGCGCTGACCGGATTCAGCCGCGTTGAAGTCGCGGGCCCCGACGATGTCACCATTCGCGAGGGCGACGCTTTCTCGATCATCGCGCGGGGCCGCAAGGAGGCGCTCGACCGGCTCGAGATCAAGCTCGACGGTCCCGATTTGAAGATCGGCCGCAAGCGCGAGGGCTTCAGCTTTTCGAGCCGCGACGAGGATGACGTCGATATCGCGATTACCATGCCCCGGCTGACCGCCGCGCGCGTGACCGGGTCGGGATCGATCGACGCCGACAATGTCGACGGCGATGCCGTCGAAGCCGTGGTCACCGGATCGGGCGACCTCAAGGTGGCGAAGCTGACCGGCAAACGCGCCGATATCACCGTGTCGGGTTCGGGTGATATCGAGATTGGCGGCGGCACGATCGGATCGGGCGAGCTCAGCGTCACCGGATCTGGCGACATCGACGCCGACGGGCTGGTCGCGACGACGCTCGAGGTATCGGTCACCGGATCGGGCAATGTCGACGCGCAGGCGACGGGCACGGCCGATATTCGCATCCTCGGGTCGGGCGATGTGACGCTGGCCGGCGGCGCGACCTGTTCGACGCGGCAGATGGGTTCGGGCACCGCGACCTGCGAATGA